A DNA window from Hydra vulgaris chromosome 13, alternate assembly HydraT2T_AEP contains the following coding sequences:
- the LOC136089884 gene encoding 52 kDa repressor of the inhibitor of the protein kinase-like, giving the protein MDHNNNCRLHQMSMHCLNMLQSRSNSKKNLIEVDIDNLRKKLIISNRNKLIPIIKTIIFLGRNDIAFRGHRDDSKYHPQIGETCKDNIGIGNFVELLNFRIEAGDKVLEHHIRSAPKNATYISKTAQNELIEWCGKTIEEVLIKKIKKSDYFSILCDGASDCSNVEQLSLVIRYIDCDNVICEDFLRFIECKSGTTGLSLAQNIISAIDDLGLDIQKCRGQGYDGAGAMSGKLKGISSRIKLINSKAIFVHCACHKLNLVISKSCNVQSVRNALDQIKDISYFFNLSPKRASCLNKFIFPGQAKLIDTCRTRWVQKLKGLDVFFDNYISVFHSMEEMTYNEGKSYNIDTSSKASCFLNLMTNFSFIVSFVLTKQIIDYFYAITVVLQTKAFDISQQSKTLDVSEVKPRLCGRQVYRDNYPSDTVSDYFKYSITSPLLDHLINELEDRFDEGEMIVYKGLSGIPATVVKKSKEKCFWKSDFMEFLHFYISDMPHPTSIHAELDLWETFWNNQSVIPSTISETLKSIYMRGFPNIREGFLIMGTIPITTYECERSISVIRKLKTYMRSRMTESRFNSLALMSIHQEIIPDVERVLNIFSVLGERRLELVFT; this is encoded by the exons tcgaaataaattaattccaattataaagacaattatttttcttggcCGCAACGATATTGCTTTTCGAGGTCATCGTGATGACAGTAAGTATCATCCACAGATTGGAGAAACATGTAAAGACAACATTGGTATAGGTAACTTtgtagagcttttaaattttcgtATTGAAGCAGGTGATAAAGTTCTTGAGCACCATATTCGTTCTGCTCCTAAAAATGCAACTTATATATCTAAAACCGCACAAAACGAACTTATTGAATGGTGTGGAAAAACAATCGAAGAAGTTctaattaagaaaattaaaaagtcagATTATTTTTCTATCTTGTGTGATGGAGCCTCTGATTGTTCTAATGTTGAACAGCTATCTCTAGTTATAAGATACATTGACTGTGATAATGTTATTTGTGAAGACTTTCTACGGTTTATTGAATGTAAATCTGGTACAACTGGTCTTAGTCTTGCGCAAAACATAATTTCTGCAATTGATGATCTTGGTCTTGATATCCAAAAATGTAGAGGTCAAGGGTATGATGGTGCTGGGGCAATGTCTGGTAAATTAAAAGGTATTTCATCTAGAATTAAACTTATCAATTCAAAGGCTATTTTTGTTCACTGTGCATGccataaacttaatttagttattagtAAATCATGCAATGTTCAGAGTGTTAGAAATGCTCTTGATCAAATCAAagatatatcatatttttttaacttatcaccTAAACGTGCTAGCTGtcttaataaattcatttttcctGGTCAAGCAAAATTAATTGATACATGTCGAACTAGATGGGTTCAGAAACTTAAAGGTCTggatgttttttttgataactacaTATCCGTTTTTCATTCAATGGAAGAAATGACATACAATGAAggtaaaagttataatattgaTACTTCTTCAAAagcttcatgttttttaaatcttatgacaaatttttcttttattgtgagctttgttttaacaaaacaaataatagaCTATTTCTACGCCATCACTGTTGTTCTCCAAACTAAAGCATTTGATATATCACAGCAgt CTAAGACTCTTGATGTTTCAGAAGTTAAACCAAGGCTCTGTGGCAGACAAGTTTATAGAGATAATTATCCCTCTGACACAGTTTcagattatttcaaatattctaTCACATCTCCTCTTCTAGATCatttaattaatgaattagAAGATAGATTTGATGAAGGTGAGATGATTGTTTACAAAGGTTTATCTGGTATTCCTGcaactgttgtaaaaaaaagtaaagaaaaatgtttttggaaatcagattttatggaatttttgcatttttatatatcggATATGCCTCATCCTACATCAATTCATGCTGAATTAGATTTGTGGGAAACATTTTGGAACAATCAATCTGTGATCCCATCCACTATTTCAGAGACTTTAAAGTCTATTTATATGAGGGGTTTCCCAAACATTAGGGaaggttttttaataatggGAACAATTCCAATTACTACATATGAATGCGAGAGGAGCATTTCTGTTATACGCAAACTGAAAACTTATATGCGAAGCCGCATGACAGAGTCAAGATTTAATTCTTTAGCTCTGATGTCTATTCATCAAGAAATAATTCCTGATGTAGAaagagttttaaatattttttctgttttaggggAACGACGCTTAGAGTTGGTTTTTacctaa